In a genomic window of Sporosarcina trichiuri:
- a CDS encoding YpoC family protein: MESNRRMVTKERIAPYFEEWRASMPAIQQKYEAKDGTVREDMENAITKYEELLVICSAAGGSDRRTRLVPLNGEERLAFVKDKIISPFALVQLDALYTELQKKTARYTAK, translated from the coding sequence ATGGAATCTAACAGGCGGATGGTCACTAAAGAACGTATCGCACCATATTTTGAGGAATGGCGGGCCAGTATGCCGGCCATCCAGCAGAAATACGAAGCGAAAGACGGTACCGTGAGAGAAGACATGGAGAACGCCATAACAAAGTATGAAGAACTGCTAGTAATCTGTTCTGCCGCAGGTGGAAGTGACAGGCGTACGCGGCTCGTTCCGCTGAACGGCGAGGAGCGGCTGGCATTCGTGAAAGATAAGATTATCAGTCCGTTCGCTCTGGTTCAGCTGGATGCCCTCTACACGGAACTGCAGAAAAAGACAGCGCGTTATACGGCAAAATAA
- the nth gene encoding endonuclease III, with translation MLTKTEWQFCLEEIDRMFPEAHCELVHDNAFELLIATLLSAQCTDVLVNRVTADLFKKYKTPGDYLEVPIGELEQDIRSIGLYRNKAKNIQALSLMLLSQFGGEVPEDRDTLTTLPGVGRKTANVVVSNAFGVPALAVDTHVERVAKRLGMNRWKDSPLAVEEKLMRWTPRDRWTQTHHQLIFFGRYHCKAQKPNCPECPLLAVCREGKKRMKAYGI, from the coding sequence GTGCTGACAAAGACTGAATGGCAATTCTGCCTTGAAGAGATCGACCGCATGTTTCCGGAAGCACACTGTGAACTGGTGCATGACAACGCATTCGAGCTGCTGATTGCGACACTCCTGTCCGCCCAGTGTACCGACGTGCTCGTCAATCGGGTGACCGCAGACCTGTTCAAAAAGTACAAAACACCGGGCGATTACCTGGAGGTGCCGATCGGGGAACTGGAACAGGACATCCGGTCGATCGGTCTGTACAGGAACAAAGCTAAGAACATTCAGGCGCTGTCGCTAATGCTGCTCAGCCAGTTCGGCGGAGAAGTGCCGGAGGACCGGGACACATTGACGACGCTGCCGGGGGTCGGCCGGAAGACGGCGAATGTTGTCGTCTCCAATGCATTCGGTGTGCCGGCGCTGGCGGTCGATACACATGTCGAACGTGTGGCCAAACGGCTCGGCATGAACCGGTGGAAAGATTCCCCGCTTGCAGTCGAAGAGAAACTGATGCGCTGGACACCGAGGGACCGGTGGACACAGACTCATCACCAGCTCATCTTTTTCGGGAGATACCACTGCAAAGCCCAGAAGCCGAATTGCCCGGAGTGCCCGCTTCTCGCAGTATGCCGGGAGGGTAAAAAAAGGATGAAAGCTTATGGAATCTAA
- a CDS encoding DnaD domain-containing protein translates to MQYDDRLRMWIEQGNVTIPQLFFNSYKKLGIRDADAMLILQMEAYRLQAVEFPTPSDFASRMHFSENEISEVLQRLMQKGYLKIDQASDSNGVLYEQFSLLPLWEAVANHEMERRTASCDTGGKEEEGQIFHIFEQEFGRLLSPMECETISMWMDQDYHSPEIIKAALKEAVIAQKLSMRYIDRILFEWKKKNVTTLADVERQTKAFRSPVQTGQAAHKQETKKRVPLYNWLEDRDG, encoded by the coding sequence ATGCAGTACGATGACCGGCTCCGGATGTGGATTGAGCAGGGGAATGTAACCATTCCCCAGCTTTTTTTTAACTCCTATAAAAAATTGGGCATCCGGGATGCCGATGCAATGCTTATATTACAGATGGAAGCCTATCGTCTGCAGGCGGTGGAGTTTCCGACACCGTCTGACTTTGCCTCGCGGATGCACTTCAGCGAAAATGAAATCTCCGAAGTGCTCCAGCGTCTTATGCAGAAAGGCTACTTGAAGATCGATCAGGCCAGTGATTCAAATGGTGTATTGTACGAGCAGTTCTCTCTGCTGCCGCTTTGGGAAGCGGTGGCGAATCATGAAATGGAGCGCCGTACGGCTTCCTGTGATACAGGAGGCAAGGAAGAGGAAGGACAGATCTTTCATATTTTTGAACAGGAATTCGGACGCCTGCTGTCCCCGATGGAGTGTGAAACGATTTCAATGTGGATGGACCAGGACTACCACAGTCCGGAGATCATCAAAGCCGCATTGAAGGAAGCTGTCATTGCGCAGAAACTGAGTATGCGGTACATCGACAGGATCCTGTTCGAATGGAAGAAAAAGAATGTGACGACGCTTGCGGATGTGGAGCGGCAGACGAAAGCGTTCCGTTCACCGGTCCAGACCGGTCAGGCGGCGCATAAGCAAGAAACGAAAAAACGGGTCCCTCTCTATAATTGGCTGGAGGACCGGGATGGGTGA
- a CDS encoding PBP1A family penicillin-binding protein, translating to MDNTPKSRTARRKQAEADQKTSRKKAPKKKKGVIKTIIKTIVIAGLLFLVAGAGLFAFYASTAPKLDESLLKDPLSSKITLADEKTVLYETGAEKRDYVPYDQIPDELRDAILATEDVRFFKHHGIDFWRLGGAVLANFRSGFGSQGASTLTQQVIKNSFLKNEKTLKRKAQEAWLAFQLERQYSKEEIFEMYFNKVLMSGNKYGIGTAAKYFYGKDVNELTLPEMAQLAGMPQSPNAYNPFKHPERAEKRRDIVLKLMNQHGKITKNQMEEAKTVHVAQTVLPEDQRQLATVTKYQAYIDIVMAELQQKGYKDIEAEGVTIVTAMNPDAQQSVEQALADPSNFESDTIQAGMTVVDTKTGEIVAVGGGRNYKLFNHNYASDQKRQPGSSIKPILDYGPAIEYLNWSTGQTIVDEKTKGIKANNVDGRYKGAITMRHALYESRNVPAIKAFSEVGTAKAADFAQGLGLPMKKLNQSDAIGGGGNDVSTMQMAGAYAAFGNEGIYNAPHAVKKIILRDGKTEINLTPDPVTAMKDSTAYMITDMLRDVLTASNGTGRSANIPGVDLAGKTGTTNYDADFKAKNNIGRESVPDAWFAGYTTDYTIAVWGGHEKRTDPIVGFPGGRDMPKSLFRQVMTDLASAQSPGTFKQPSSVEEAAIVVGSNPLKLASGSTPYNMKSDELFVRGTLPESTYVPPEPEEDESFELEAPTDLTADYDSDNKEIELSWNHNEPDSDDYDGDIVFDVSVSIDGGGSQGLTSTNDDSYTFGGVEPGHTYTFSVTAKAGSVTSSPASTTLMIQGEEETPPEQDADDDQQDDDNGDGDQDNDDQDDGSDNSDGQNDQNNNNGSNNNGNNNQGNNGNNGNNENNGNNGNNGNNNNQGGQGNNNNGGQGTNGNDKNQGGQNGNGNNGGSGGSSSGNSGDVSSNNSPGSQSNTASTPKKPAASPSDSESSED from the coding sequence ATGGACAATACTCCGAAATCACGGACTGCCCGCAGAAAGCAAGCGGAAGCAGATCAGAAAACATCACGCAAGAAAGCTCCGAAAAAGAAAAAAGGCGTCATAAAAACGATCATTAAAACAATCGTCATCGCCGGACTTCTGTTTCTCGTGGCGGGTGCCGGACTGTTCGCCTTCTATGCCAGCACAGCGCCCAAACTCGATGAAAGCCTGCTGAAGGACCCGCTGTCCTCTAAAATCACATTGGCTGACGAAAAGACGGTGCTCTACGAGACAGGTGCCGAAAAACGGGATTATGTGCCATACGACCAGATCCCCGATGAATTGAGGGATGCCATTCTGGCAACGGAAGATGTCCGCTTCTTCAAGCACCACGGCATCGACTTCTGGCGACTTGGCGGTGCAGTACTAGCCAACTTCAGAAGCGGCTTCGGGTCGCAGGGGGCTTCCACTCTGACACAGCAAGTCATCAAGAACTCATTCCTGAAGAATGAAAAAACATTGAAACGGAAAGCGCAGGAAGCATGGCTCGCCTTCCAGCTCGAACGGCAATATTCAAAAGAAGAGATTTTTGAAATGTATTTCAACAAAGTTCTCATGTCTGGCAACAAATACGGCATCGGGACAGCGGCCAAGTATTTCTATGGCAAGGATGTCAACGAACTGACATTGCCCGAGATGGCACAGCTGGCCGGCATGCCGCAGTCGCCGAACGCTTATAATCCGTTCAAGCATCCGGAACGCGCCGAAAAACGCCGTGATATCGTTCTCAAGCTCATGAACCAGCACGGCAAGATCACGAAAAACCAGATGGAGGAAGCAAAGACCGTGCACGTAGCACAGACCGTGCTGCCGGAAGACCAGCGCCAGCTCGCAACTGTTACGAAGTACCAGGCTTATATCGATATCGTCATGGCCGAACTGCAGCAGAAAGGCTATAAGGACATTGAAGCGGAAGGTGTCACCATCGTCACTGCCATGAACCCGGACGCACAGCAGTCTGTCGAACAGGCGCTGGCAGACCCGTCCAATTTCGAATCGGACACGATCCAGGCAGGGATGACAGTCGTCGACACGAAAACAGGTGAAATCGTAGCTGTCGGCGGCGGCCGCAATTACAAGCTGTTCAACCACAACTATGCTTCCGACCAGAAACGCCAGCCGGGTTCATCCATCAAACCGATCCTCGATTACGGTCCGGCGATCGAGTATCTGAACTGGTCGACCGGCCAGACGATCGTGGATGAAAAGACAAAAGGCATCAAGGCAAATAACGTTGACGGCCGCTACAAGGGGGCCATCACGATGCGGCACGCACTCTATGAGTCACGCAACGTTCCAGCCATCAAGGCGTTCAGTGAAGTCGGCACGGCGAAGGCTGCCGACTTTGCACAGGGACTCGGCCTCCCGATGAAGAAACTCAACCAGTCCGATGCAATCGGCGGCGGCGGTAATGATGTGTCGACGATGCAGATGGCAGGCGCCTATGCCGCATTCGGAAACGAAGGCATCTATAACGCACCGCACGCAGTCAAGAAGATCATCCTCCGGGACGGCAAGACGGAGATCAACCTGACACCGGACCCGGTCACAGCCATGAAAGATTCAACAGCCTATATGATCACCGATATGCTGCGCGATGTGCTCACTGCTTCGAACGGTACAGGGCGTTCCGCGAACATTCCCGGCGTCGATCTTGCGGGTAAGACCGGCACAACGAACTACGATGCCGATTTCAAAGCGAAAAATAACATCGGCCGTGAAAGTGTACCGGATGCCTGGTTTGCGGGCTATACGACAGACTATACGATCGCCGTATGGGGCGGTCACGAAAAACGGACCGATCCGATCGTCGGCTTCCCGGGCGGTCGGGATATGCCGAAGTCACTGTTCCGTCAGGTGATGACTGATCTGGCTTCCGCCCAGTCCCCGGGTACATTCAAGCAGCCGAGCAGTGTCGAGGAAGCGGCCATCGTTGTTGGCTCGAATCCGCTGAAACTCGCATCAGGCTCGACACCATATAATATGAAGAGTGACGAACTGTTCGTCCGGGGCACCCTGCCGGAGAGCACGTACGTGCCGCCGGAACCTGAGGAAGACGAATCGTTCGAGCTGGAAGCACCGACCGACCTGACAGCGGACTATGATTCGGATAATAAGGAAATCGAACTCAGCTGGAACCACAATGAGCCGGATTCGGATGATTACGATGGCGACATCGTGTTCGACGTTTCCGTTTCCATCGACGGCGGCGGATCGCAGGGTCTGACGTCAACGAATGACGATTCCTATACATTCGGCGGCGTGGAACCCGGTCATACGTATACGTTCTCAGTGACCGCAAAAGCCGGCAGTGTCACAAGTTCCCCTGCGTCAACGACATTGATGATCCAAGGTGAAGAGGAAACCCCTCCTGAACAGGATGCTGATGATGATCAGCAGGACGACGACAATGGAGACGGCGATCAGGATAACGATGATCAGGATGACGGCAGCGATAATTCTGACGGACAGAACGACCAGAACAATAACAACGGCAGCAATAACAACGGAAACAACAACCAAGGCAACAACGGAAACAATGGTAACAACGAGAACAATGGCAATAACGGCAACAACGGAAACAACAACAATCAGGGCGGCCAGGGAAACAATAACAATGGCGGCCAAGGTACGAATGGAAACGATAAAAACCAGGGCGGCCAGAATGGTAATGGAAACAACGGCGGCAGCGGGGGCAGCTCCTCCGGCAATTCCGGCGATGTCAGCAGCAACAACTCGCCGGGGTCCCAGTCCAACACTGCGAGCACACCGAAAAAACCTGCTGCCTCACCTTCCGACAGCGAGTCTTCGGAAGACTGA
- a CDS encoding DUF5590 domain-containing protein, producing MGNWIKFFLVFFLALTAALSTFVFYKAYQPVSQWKNQAEQKVLAAGLLEETDRAEVFNGTEAWTVVYGEDGAGTEKAVFVSREAGAGKDMKEIVLKKGVTAKQAVDAVKNEKAVRKLLHVKLGMEDDEPIWEVVFKNDAGKLNYVYVSFTDGKWQKRILNL from the coding sequence GTGGGGAACTGGATAAAGTTCTTTCTTGTCTTCTTCCTTGCCCTGACGGCAGCGCTGTCGACATTCGTCTTCTACAAAGCCTACCAGCCTGTCTCCCAGTGGAAAAACCAGGCCGAGCAGAAAGTCCTCGCCGCAGGTCTCTTGGAGGAGACGGATCGTGCTGAGGTGTTCAACGGTACGGAAGCGTGGACGGTCGTATATGGAGAAGACGGTGCAGGCACGGAAAAAGCGGTATTCGTCAGCAGGGAAGCGGGCGCTGGTAAGGACATGAAAGAAATCGTACTGAAAAAAGGAGTCACCGCAAAGCAGGCCGTCGACGCTGTGAAAAACGAAAAGGCGGTCCGGAAACTTCTGCATGTGAAACTCGGTATGGAAGACGATGAACCGATATGGGAAGTGGTCTTCAAAAATGATGCCGGCAAACTGAACTATGTGTATGTTTCATTCACCGACGGAAAATGGCAGAAGCGGATTTTAAATCTTTAA
- a CDS encoding pyridoxal phosphate-dependent aminotransferase: MSKQLASRVEALSPSATLAITAKAKEMKAAGKDVIGLGAGEPDYNTPDNILEAAWQSMKDGKTKYTPSGGLPELKDAVIRKLERDQQLTYGRQEIMIGIGAKHVLYTLFQTILDPGDEVIIPAPYWVSYPEQVKVAGGIPVIVEAAASAEYKVTAPQIEAAVTPKTKAVILNSPGNPTGMVYTRQELQEIADVCRKHDLWIVSDEIYEKLIYGPAEHVSIAQLNGDAKGRTFIINGVSKSHSMTGWRIGFIAGDSVVVKAMTNLASHSTSNPVTTSQYAAIEAYNGPQDAVETMRKDFESRLEKIYSQLEAIPGFRTVKPQGAFYLLPDVSEALEHTGYTDVDSFAEALLEEANVAVIPGSGFGSATTIRLSYATSMDLLEEAIKRIRAFVEDNWKD, translated from the coding sequence TTGTCAAAGCAATTAGCGTCCAGAGTGGAGGCACTTTCACCTTCTGCTACACTCGCCATCACGGCAAAAGCGAAAGAAATGAAAGCCGCCGGCAAAGATGTGATCGGACTCGGTGCCGGGGAACCGGACTACAATACACCGGACAATATCCTGGAGGCGGCTTGGCAGTCCATGAAGGACGGCAAGACGAAATATACACCGTCCGGCGGTCTTCCTGAACTGAAAGATGCAGTGATCCGAAAATTGGAGAGAGATCAGCAGCTGACGTACGGCCGACAGGAGATCATGATCGGGATCGGGGCAAAGCATGTGCTCTATACGCTGTTCCAGACGATCCTGGATCCAGGTGATGAAGTGATCATTCCTGCGCCTTACTGGGTGAGCTATCCCGAACAGGTGAAGGTGGCAGGCGGCATTCCGGTCATCGTCGAAGCTGCCGCAAGTGCGGAGTACAAAGTGACCGCCCCGCAGATAGAAGCAGCGGTCACTCCGAAAACGAAGGCTGTCATCCTGAATTCACCTGGCAACCCGACAGGCATGGTCTACACACGTCAGGAACTGCAGGAGATTGCGGACGTGTGCAGGAAGCATGATCTGTGGATCGTTTCCGACGAAATCTATGAAAAACTGATTTACGGTCCGGCTGAGCATGTGTCGATCGCGCAGCTGAACGGCGATGCGAAAGGACGGACGTTCATCATCAACGGCGTCTCCAAGTCCCACTCGATGACAGGCTGGCGGATCGGATTCATCGCCGGCGACAGCGTTGTCGTCAAAGCGATGACGAATCTCGCGAGCCATTCGACCTCCAATCCTGTGACGACGTCCCAATATGCGGCAATCGAAGCATATAACGGTCCTCAGGATGCAGTCGAGACGATGCGGAAGGATTTCGAGTCGAGGCTGGAAAAGATCTACTCGCAGCTCGAGGCGATTCCGGGATTCCGGACGGTGAAACCGCAGGGGGCCTTCTATTTGCTTCCGGATGTGTCGGAAGCGTTAGAGCATACCGGGTACACGGATGTGGATTCATTCGCAGAGGCGCTGCTGGAAGAGGCGAATGTTGCCGTCATTCCGGGAAGCGGTTTCGGATCCGCAACGACGATCCGGCTATCCTATGCGACATCGATGGATCTTCTGGAAGAGGCAATAAAACGAATCCGTGCATTCGTAGAAGATAACTGGAAAGACTGA
- the recU gene encoding Holliday junction resolvase RecU has protein sequence MAIRYPNGKKYTPAAAEPHAKKAQLSFSNRGKTLEDELNDSNEFYNSRRIAVIHKKPVPIQIVNVRYPARSAAVITEAYFKTASTTDYNGIWNGKYVDFEAKETKNRTSFPLKNIHDHQVDHMQQVHDQGGITFLIIRFAQLDRYFVLPFAPFRDKWERMQNGGRKSMTLSEIEDLSIELTPGYQPRLDYLQALNALTESERTERQES, from the coding sequence TTGGCAATACGCTATCCTAACGGAAAAAAATATACACCTGCAGCAGCGGAGCCGCATGCTAAGAAAGCTCAGCTGTCTTTCAGCAACCGCGGAAAGACGCTGGAAGACGAACTGAACGACAGTAATGAGTTCTACAACAGCAGACGGATTGCCGTCATCCACAAAAAACCGGTGCCCATCCAGATCGTCAACGTCCGGTATCCGGCCAGAAGTGCTGCCGTCATCACGGAAGCATACTTCAAGACCGCTTCCACGACGGATTATAACGGCATCTGGAACGGAAAGTATGTCGATTTCGAAGCGAAGGAGACGAAAAACAGGACATCATTCCCATTGAAGAATATACACGACCATCAGGTGGACCATATGCAGCAGGTGCACGATCAGGGCGGCATCACATTCCTGATCATCCGCTTCGCACAGCTGGACCGCTATTTCGTACTGCCATTCGCCCCATTCCGTGACAAATGGGAGCGGATGCAGAACGGCGGCCGGAAATCGATGACGCTTTCGGAAATCGAAGACCTGTCCATCGAACTGACACCGGGCTACCAGCCGCGACTCGATTATTTGCAGGCATTGAACGCATTGACGGAAAGTGAACGAACCGAAAGGCAGGAATCCTAA
- a CDS encoding DUF1798 family protein, translating into MDLLLLTEQLLQVCDECLKRHEMMRKEDREPHFYNEVKPYADHWHRKIDEWSSQTEEWIRKTRPKHVRPLQVSTLNDLMKQFTVQSFYQKTGKKRFAESIQSAAYTLNTVRIALNRQKEEVGHESE; encoded by the coding sequence ATGGATTTGCTGCTGCTGACAGAACAGCTGCTTCAAGTGTGCGATGAGTGCCTGAAGCGCCATGAGATGATGAGGAAAGAAGACCGGGAACCGCATTTCTATAATGAAGTGAAGCCGTACGCGGATCACTGGCATAGGAAGATAGACGAATGGAGCAGTCAGACGGAGGAGTGGATCCGGAAAACGCGCCCGAAGCATGTCAGGCCTCTGCAGGTTTCGACATTGAACGACCTGATGAAACAATTCACGGTCCAGTCGTTCTATCAGAAGACCGGCAAAAAGAGATTTGCAGAATCGATCCAGTCGGCTGCCTATACATTGAATACAGTTCGTATTGCCCTGAACAGGCAGAAGGAGGAGGTCGGCCATGAAAGCGAATAG
- the asnS gene encoding asparagine--tRNA ligase: MKTIMIHEMPDHEGETVRIGAWLANKRSSGKIAFLQLRDGSGFVQGVVVKEDAGEELFAKAKGLTQESSLYVTGEVTADTRSSFGYELQVKDLEIIQAAEDYPITPKEHGTEFLMDHRHLWLRSRKQHAVMKIRDEIIRATYEFFHMNGFVKIDPPILTGSSPEGTSELFHTKYFDEDAYLSQSGQLYMEAASMALGKVFSFGPTFRAEKSKTRRHLIEFWMIEPEMAFTEHAQSLEVQEQYVTHVVQSVLQNCKLELERLGRDTSKLEKIQAPFPRITYDEAIEFLHKNGFDDIEWGDDFGSPHETAIAESFDMPVFIVNYPIGIKPFYMQPHSERDDVVLCADLIAPEGYGEIIGGSERIHDYELMKKRIEEHQLDPAAYEWYLELSKYGSVPHSGFGLGLERTVAWISGVEHVRETIPFPRLLNRLYP, translated from the coding sequence ATGAAAACGATCATGATACACGAAATGCCCGATCACGAAGGCGAAACAGTACGGATAGGCGCTTGGCTCGCCAATAAACGTTCGAGCGGTAAGATTGCGTTCCTTCAGCTGCGCGATGGCTCGGGATTCGTCCAGGGCGTAGTCGTCAAAGAAGATGCGGGTGAAGAACTGTTTGCGAAAGCAAAAGGGCTGACGCAGGAATCTTCCCTGTATGTGACAGGCGAAGTGACAGCCGACACACGGTCAAGTTTTGGATATGAGCTGCAGGTGAAAGATCTTGAAATCATCCAGGCTGCTGAGGATTATCCAATCACACCGAAAGAGCATGGAACCGAATTCCTGATGGACCACCGCCACTTATGGCTCCGGTCCCGGAAGCAGCATGCTGTCATGAAGATCCGTGATGAAATCATCCGTGCAACCTATGAATTCTTCCACATGAACGGATTCGTCAAAATCGATCCGCCGATCCTGACAGGCTCATCGCCGGAAGGGACATCGGAGTTATTCCATACGAAATACTTCGACGAAGATGCATATCTCTCGCAATCCGGCCAGCTGTATATGGAAGCCGCATCGATGGCGCTCGGAAAAGTGTTCTCGTTCGGTCCTACATTCCGTGCCGAAAAGTCGAAAACCCGCCGCCATCTGATTGAATTCTGGATGATCGAACCGGAAATGGCATTCACTGAGCATGCACAAAGCCTTGAAGTGCAGGAGCAGTATGTCACACACGTCGTCCAGTCCGTCCTGCAGAACTGCAAGCTGGAACTTGAACGCCTGGGCCGGGACACATCGAAGCTGGAAAAGATCCAGGCTCCATTCCCGCGCATCACATACGACGAAGCAATTGAATTCCTCCATAAGAATGGTTTCGACGATATCGAATGGGGGGACGATTTCGGTTCACCTCATGAAACAGCGATTGCTGAGAGCTTTGACATGCCGGTGTTCATCGTCAACTATCCGATCGGCATCAAGCCGTTCTACATGCAGCCGCATTCAGAACGGGATGATGTCGTCCTCTGCGCTGACCTCATCGCTCCGGAAGGGTATGGGGAAATCATCGGGGGTTCTGAACGGATCCACGACTACGAATTGATGAAGAAACGGATTGAAGAGCACCAGCTCGATCCGGCAGCCTACGAATGGTATTTGGAACTCAGTAAATACGGTTCCGTCCCGCACTCAGGTTTCGGTCTCGGACTTGAGCGGACGGTCGCATGGATTTCCGGTGTCGAACACGTACGGGAAACAATTCCGTTCCCGCGTCTCTTGAACCGTCTGTATCCATGA